From the Acetonema longum DSM 6540 genome, one window contains:
- a CDS encoding methyl-accepting chemotaxis protein has product MRITSIRTKLLLIFLPFFLLSFGVLSGISHYLSQQFLTNSVNETARSIGKDYASRIEAEVRTAMIHLEDLTSVPAIRSGVNNGQMIAALDEAHQRIGKFASVSFIFPDGFTVRMDGSTMQLGDRDYFKKAMATQKPAVSDPVMTKLAQKASVVLAVPVHDQGRLTGVLIGTYTLDTMTELAKEVRFKDTGYGFVVNSNGTMLAHAKKPELVFNLDLTKKQIDPALKLPETALDDNLIQLFAAGAGSQTLGTYTFGGAKQVGVFTPIILPGDQRWVMAVTAPEAEVTKETATLTRTLLLVSLAFIAMAAIFIFMMSKRVVMPIQLIRDECMLLTQGDLRERKVAVFSGDEIGHLAQGFREMRANLHSLVTKVQSQSEQVAASSEELTANAQQAANAANQVTGSITGIAQGTEKQAAAAGHSSAVAEEISASTEQISATAREVAEIAMSTSQEAEQGSQAVEQAVEQMNRIGQGSEDVQAAIAELAQGARVISEIVDLISNIAGQTNLLALNAAIEAARAGEHGRGFAVVAEEVRKLAEESNQAAQQIGALNQKNQANMEQAVAATKAATEGAKAGITVVNSAGETFKKIVGSILLLSRQIQEISESIHQMTDGSQTLATSIQEIDKVSRNNAAESQTVSAATEEQSASMQEIASASQSLASLAGDLQAAVARFRV; this is encoded by the coding sequence TTGAGAATCACCAGCATCCGAACGAAATTATTACTGATTTTTTTACCGTTTTTTCTCTTGTCTTTTGGAGTCTTATCCGGGATCAGCCACTATTTATCACAGCAATTTTTAACTAACAGCGTCAACGAGACCGCCCGGTCCATCGGCAAAGACTATGCCAGCCGTATCGAGGCCGAAGTCCGGACGGCAATGATTCATTTGGAAGACTTGACCAGTGTTCCTGCCATACGCAGCGGGGTGAACAATGGGCAGATGATTGCAGCGCTGGATGAGGCGCATCAAAGAATCGGCAAATTTGCCTCGGTGAGCTTCATCTTTCCGGATGGCTTCACAGTCCGTATGGATGGCAGCACTATGCAGCTTGGCGATCGAGACTACTTCAAGAAGGCAATGGCAACCCAAAAGCCGGCTGTCTCCGACCCGGTGATGACCAAACTGGCCCAAAAAGCATCGGTAGTATTGGCTGTGCCGGTACACGACCAGGGGCGGTTGACCGGAGTGCTGATCGGTACATATACGCTGGATACCATGACCGAACTGGCGAAAGAGGTGCGGTTCAAAGACACTGGTTACGGCTTTGTCGTCAATAGCAACGGCACTATGCTCGCCCATGCCAAGAAGCCGGAGCTGGTTTTTAATCTGGATCTCACCAAGAAGCAGATTGATCCGGCGCTGAAACTGCCGGAAACTGCACTGGATGATAACCTGATCCAGCTGTTTGCAGCCGGCGCCGGGAGCCAGACGCTAGGCACATACACCTTCGGCGGCGCTAAGCAGGTTGGCGTGTTTACACCGATCATTCTGCCGGGTGACCAGCGCTGGGTTATGGCGGTTACGGCGCCGGAGGCGGAGGTTACCAAGGAAACAGCTACCCTGACCCGGACGCTGCTGCTCGTATCCCTGGCCTTTATCGCCATGGCTGCAATCTTCATTTTCATGATGAGCAAGCGGGTCGTAATGCCCATCCAGCTGATCCGGGACGAGTGCATGTTATTGACGCAGGGGGATCTGCGGGAACGAAAGGTAGCGGTCTTTTCGGGAGATGAAATTGGCCATTTGGCGCAAGGCTTTCGTGAAATGAGGGCCAACCTGCATTCTTTGGTCACAAAGGTGCAGTCACAGTCTGAGCAGGTAGCCGCTTCCAGCGAGGAATTGACTGCGAACGCGCAACAGGCGGCAAATGCCGCCAATCAAGTCACCGGTTCGATTACCGGGATTGCCCAGGGTACGGAAAAACAGGCGGCTGCGGCGGGGCACAGCTCGGCTGTTGCCGAGGAGATATCAGCGAGTACGGAACAGATTTCCGCTACAGCGCGGGAGGTTGCCGAGATCGCAATGAGCACGTCTCAGGAAGCGGAACAAGGCAGTCAGGCCGTGGAACAGGCAGTCGAGCAGATGAACCGGATCGGGCAGGGCTCCGAGGACGTGCAGGCCGCTATTGCCGAGCTCGCCCAGGGAGCACGGGTAATCAGTGAAATCGTCGACCTCATCTCCAACATCGCCGGGCAGACCAACCTGCTGGCGCTCAATGCCGCCATTGAGGCTGCCAGGGCGGGAGAGCATGGCAGAGGCTTCGCGGTGGTGGCGGAAGAAGTGCGAAAACTGGCGGAAGAGTCAAACCAGGCTGCGCAGCAGATTGGGGCGCTGAACCAAAAGAATCAGGCGAATATGGAACAGGCCGTTGCCGCAACCAAGGCGGCCACCGAAGGGGCTAAGGCGGGGATTACGGTGGTCAACTCCGCCGGAGAAACGTTTAAGAAGATTGTCGGCTCGATCCTGCTGCTCTCCCGGCAGATTCAGGAAATCTCCGAATCGATTCATCAGATGACCGACGGCAGTCAGACGCTGGCAACTTCGATTCAGGAAATTGATAAAGTGAGCCGGAACAATGCGGCAGAGTCGCAGACCGTTTCGGCCGC
- the larC gene encoding nickel pincer cofactor biosynthesis protein LarC, whose product MKTIYLDCFAGISGNMFIGALLDAGVPLAHLEAELQKLPVANYKLIMERVSKCGIHACYFDVKVKQWFQPSRNLADILKILNESRLSDWVKDRSAKVFTCLAAAEAKVHGSTPDEVHFHEVGAVDAIVDVVGTMVGLEYLGIERVAASSLHVGSGFVKCSHGRMPVPAPATAEILKGVPFYFTEIKGELVTPTGAALTVTLAESFGTMPPGFKAERIAYGAGTMDLNIANVLRIYAGNSSAGRDHGDHCGVRIIETNIDDLNPQIYGYVMELLLQSGAMDVFYTPVMMKKNRPGTKVTVIANAANLDAVAAILFRETSTTGLRILPCECRHLQREIITVDTDWGAVRVKFARNGEQVLNAAPEYEDCRRLAQEHGIPLKIIQQQAMKQVALSMKFSG is encoded by the coding sequence ATGAAGACGATTTACCTGGACTGTTTTGCCGGCATCAGCGGCAATATGTTTATCGGCGCTCTGCTGGACGCAGGGGTGCCCCTGGCGCATCTGGAGGCGGAACTGCAAAAATTGCCTGTTGCCAACTATAAACTGATTATGGAACGGGTGTCGAAATGCGGTATCCATGCCTGTTATTTTGATGTAAAAGTTAAGCAATGGTTCCAGCCTTCCCGCAATCTGGCCGATATCCTCAAAATCCTTAATGAAAGTCGGTTGTCCGACTGGGTAAAAGACCGGTCAGCCAAAGTTTTCACATGCTTGGCGGCGGCTGAAGCCAAAGTGCATGGATCTACGCCGGATGAGGTGCATTTTCATGAGGTCGGCGCCGTGGATGCCATTGTGGATGTGGTTGGCACGATGGTTGGGTTGGAATATCTGGGTATTGAGCGCGTAGCTGCATCCAGCCTGCATGTCGGATCAGGTTTTGTCAAGTGCAGCCATGGGCGCATGCCGGTGCCGGCGCCAGCTACAGCCGAGATCCTGAAGGGAGTTCCCTTTTATTTTACTGAGATTAAGGGGGAGCTGGTTACTCCGACCGGCGCGGCTCTGACTGTCACCCTGGCTGAGTCATTCGGAACCATGCCGCCGGGCTTTAAGGCCGAACGCATCGCCTACGGCGCCGGTACCATGGATCTGAATATTGCCAATGTTTTGCGGATCTATGCGGGCAACAGCAGCGCCGGCCGGGATCATGGCGACCACTGTGGCGTCAGGATCATTGAAACCAATATTGATGATCTTAACCCGCAGATTTACGGGTATGTAATGGAGTTGCTGCTGCAAAGCGGGGCTATGGACGTATTTTACACACCGGTCATGATGAAGAAAAATCGTCCTGGCACTAAGGTTACCGTAATCGCAAATGCAGCGAATCTCGATGCCGTTGCCGCGATTCTTTTCCGGGAAACAAGCACGACCGGCCTGAGAATCCTTCCCTGTGAATGCCGCCATTTACAACGGGAAATCATCACGGTAGATACCGATTGGGGGGCAGTCAGGGTTAAGTTTGCACGGAACGGAGAGCAGGTGCTTAATGCCGCTCCGGAGTACGAAGATTGCCGCAGGCTGGCGCAAGAACACGGTATACCGCTCAAGATTATTCAACAGCAGGCTATGAAGCAAGTGGCACTTTCAATGAAATTTTCCGGTTAG
- a CDS encoding IclR family transcriptional regulator, whose product MANSTANVHMIQSVQRALSILEEFSIKEKELGVTEIAKRVGLNKSTCFGLLNTLQALGYIEQNSDNGKYRLGLKLFLLGQVYEAGLEIRDIAGPFLQHLADLFQETVHLVVREGMNAVYVDKVEGPQGIRMYSQIGRRVPLHATGVGKAMLAFFSETDFDSVAAKGLPQFTANTITDETKLRSQMALIRQRGYSIDDEEIEIGLRCVAAPIFNHRGEAIAAFSVAGPSMRMTYEKMNELTQLVRETSLKVSTRLGYIVPSIHQ is encoded by the coding sequence ATGGCAAACAGTACGGCAAACGTCCATATGATCCAATCGGTCCAGCGGGCGCTAAGCATCTTAGAGGAATTCAGCATTAAGGAAAAAGAACTGGGTGTAACTGAAATCGCCAAGCGAGTGGGGTTAAATAAAAGCACCTGCTTTGGCTTGTTGAACACGCTGCAGGCGCTGGGTTATATAGAGCAGAATTCCGATAACGGCAAGTATCGACTGGGCCTTAAGCTGTTCCTGCTGGGCCAGGTTTACGAGGCTGGTTTGGAAATCCGGGACATTGCCGGTCCGTTTTTACAGCACTTGGCGGATTTGTTTCAGGAAACGGTTCACTTGGTTGTCCGGGAGGGGATGAATGCAGTATATGTGGATAAAGTGGAAGGACCCCAGGGCATACGCATGTATTCCCAGATCGGACGGCGGGTGCCCCTGCATGCTACCGGCGTGGGGAAAGCGATGCTGGCCTTTTTTTCCGAGACGGATTTTGACAGCGTTGCAGCGAAAGGGTTGCCCCAGTTCACCGCCAACACCATAACCGACGAAACTAAATTGCGGAGTCAAATGGCTTTAATTCGGCAACGTGGCTACAGTATTGACGATGAAGAGATTGAAATCGGTCTCAGATGCGTGGCGGCGCCGATCTTTAACCACCGCGGGGAAGCGATTGCCGCTTTCAGTGTGGCCGGTCCCAGTATGCGCATGACCTATGAGAAAATGAACGAGTTGACCCAACTGGTGCGGGAAACGTCCCTGAAAGTGTCGACCCGTTTGGGTTATATCGTTCCATCAATCCATCAATAA